The DNA window TCGCAGCGCGTCGATATCGGCCGGGCTGATCTCGGGCGCAACGTACCCGTCGAGCGTCATCGTGACGCTGAAGAACACTTTGCCCGCCATCACTGGCCTTCCTGCGGGTTGTTCTGGCTGGTGACGTACTCCGCCAGCCGGCCGATGGTCTGCTGGCCACCCTCGATCGCGCCGAACTCCTTGATCGCTTGGTCGCGCAGCTCGACGGTCGGGAAGATCGTCCGCATGACGACGACGGTCGTGTCACCGTCGTCGTCGAACGTCAGAACCGACTCGAAGGCATTCGGGTCGTCCGCCGACTCGCCGTGCAATAGGACGATCCGCTCCGGGCGCACGATCTCGCGCCAGGTGATCCACTCGGGATAGTCCGTTCCGTCCGGGCCGTGCATGGTGAATTCCCAGACGCCGCCCTCGCGGAACTCGAACGCACGTGTTGTGGTGGTGAACCCGTTGGGACCCCACCACTGCGACAGGTGGCGCACCTCGGTGAAGGCGGCGAACACCAGGTGGCGTGGCGCCTCGATGGTGCGAGTAATCACGATCTCGCGGTCGGCGGTTGCCTGCTGTGCGGTGCTACTGGTCATCGGGATGCTCCTTCTGCGTCTCAGTCTTGAGTTCCTGCACGTAGGTGTTCAACCGGTCGAAGCTCTCGTTCCAGAACTCCGCGAAGCCGCCGACCCACTCATGAATAGGCCGCAGGCCGCGGGCGTCCAAGCCGTAGAGCCGCTGCTTACCGACCTCGCGGACCCGGACGAGCTGCACCTCCCGCAGCACCCGGAGGTGCTTGGAGGCACTGGGCTGCCCAATGCCGAGTTCCTTGGCGAGCTCCAGCACGGGCCGCTCGCCGTGCTTGAGCAACTCCAAGATGTCGCGGCGCTGCGGTTCGGCGATCGCGTTGAACGTGTCGGAGGTGGTTGCTGCTCGAGGCATGATGCCATCATATTCCTATATGGGAATGCGTCAAGCTAGGGGCGTTCACCGACGCCCAGCGCCTCGCAGTGCGTCAGTGACGCGGTAGGCGTATCCAGGCAGCTGAACGCCCGACGCCGTCGGGTGCCACGATCCCGTCATCACGAAGGCGGTTCAGTACCAGGCGGATGGTCTGATCGCTGACGCCAGGCAAGGCGGCACGGATGTCCGCCAGGCGCATGGCCGTGGGCGCGTGGTGGATCACGTAGTCGCGAACGCGGTCCTGTTTACTGCCACTGGCCCGCTGGGCGGCGACTCGCCCGCTGAAGTTGCGATATGCGGTGGCCAGGACCTCGGTGAAGTATCTGAGCCAAAGCCACGGATCGTGCTCGTCGGTGTGCCAGCCTCGGGCCGCCCCTAGGAGTGTCTGGTAGTACGCGTCGACAGAATTGGCTATCGCTTGCTCCAAGCTGACGTAGCGCACCACACCGTAGCCCGAGTCGCTGAGGAGGGCGTTCGTGACGACCCGCGCAACCCTCCCATTGCCATCCTCAAATGGATGGATGACCAGGAGGTCTAGCACGAAAAGGCCCACAAGCAGCACTGGATGATGCCGGCTGTTCTCCGTTGCCTCCTGGAAGCGGGCGACGAGCTCGTGCAGGTAGAACTCAGTTTCCCGAGCACTGACGGGGTGG is part of the Phytoactinopolyspora mesophila genome and encodes:
- a CDS encoding SRPBCC family protein; translated protein: MTSSTAQQATADREIVITRTIEAPRHLVFAAFTEVRHLSQWWGPNGFTTTTRAFEFREGGVWEFTMHGPDGTDYPEWITWREIVRPERIVLLHGESADDPNAFESVLTFDDDGDTTVVVMRTIFPTVELRDQAIKEFGAIEGGQQTIGRLAEYVTSQNNPQEGQ
- a CDS encoding Fic family protein yields the protein MRSFVDLDRLIGQVPADVVVRLRDLDFGSGSEALYRDQLPGVLSALAHRARVESVTASSAIEGVVVDDTVRAARIVDDVTTRLRNRSEEELAGYRDALDYLFSEDWKPLNVGLLLHLHRLLYSHTATGGGEIKAEDNVVIDRNADGTTSTRFHPVSARETEFYLHELVARFQEATENSRHHPVLLVGLFVLDLLVIHPFEDGNGRVARVVTNALLSDSGYGVVRYVSLEQAIANSVDAYYQTLLGAARGWHTDEHDPWLWLRYFTEVLATAYRNFSGRVAAQRASGSKQDRVRDYVIHHAPTAMRLADIRAALPGVSDQTIRLVLNRLRDDGIVAPDGVGRSAAWIRLPRH
- a CDS encoding ArsR/SmtB family transcription factor, translated to MPRAATTSDTFNAIAEPQRRDILELLKHGERPVLELAKELGIGQPSASKHLRVLREVQLVRVREVGKQRLYGLDARGLRPIHEWVGGFAEFWNESFDRLNTYVQELKTETQKEHPDDQ